DNA sequence from the Candidatus Methylomirabilota bacterium genome:
GGGCGTCCGCCGGGTCGAGGACGTCCACGTCGATCGTGACGTAGAGCGGGTGGCCCCGAAGCTCCGGCAGGAGCCCGCGGACGACGTCCACCGGGTGGCCGGCGAGGACCGGGAAGAAGTGGGGCTTGCGGCGCGCGTACTCCTCGCGGGAGCCGGTGCGCATGCCGACCTGGTAGACCCGCTCGGCCGGGACCACGTCCATCACCCGCGCCATGGCCGAGGCGTAGTTGTAGCGCTCGCCCAGGAACTCCTCCCGGGTGTCGGGGTGGGCGTCGAGGTGGAGGATGCGGAGGTCGGGGAAGGAGGGCGCGATCGCCTCCATGACGGGCACGGTCGCGGTGTGGTCGCCGCCGATCATGAAGGGGATGAGGCCCGGCCGCCACCAAGCGGCGATCTCCTCCCGGGC
Encoded proteins:
- a CDS encoding arginase family protein; translation: YSPWVNRDLEDLPIADIGDCELPDGASPREQLDAAREEIAAWWRPGLIPFMIGGDHTATVPVMEAIAPSFPDLRILHLDAHPDTREEFLGERYNYASAMARVMDVVPAERVYQVGMRTGSREEYARRKPHFFPVLAGHPVDVVRGLLPELRGHPLYVTIDVDVLDPADAPGTGSPEPGGLRVPELVEIVRMLDGCQVIGGDLVEVAHAWDPTGRTGIAAAWVMREAFLTWWGTVR